In a genomic window of Spirosoma agri:
- a CDS encoding putative Ig domain-containing protein: protein MKQYYLFINFIRPVSVSGPQTAGSFRYFSQSLLCLPPLRWLLVAWLGWSLTATAQFCPNGTIVAGGNGTGSAPNQLNEPYNVVLDGAGNLYVSDLQNDRVQKFTPGSTQGVTVAGGNGRGSGLNQFSQPQGLVFDAAGYLYVTDYGNHRVLKFPPNFTSATLPTVAAGGNESGSGLNQLRSPTTIAMDASGNLYVDDNGNSRIIKFPSNSTSATSGTVVAGGNGAGSGLNQIDTSDGLFVDAAGAIYVSDEFNSRIIKFPPNSTSATNGTIVAGGNGIGNGLNQFRFQYDVLVDGSGNIYVADRINSRIIKFPANSTSATNGTVVAGGLDYPEGLFLDAAGNLYVTEYSRVTRFATGVPVAITQQPASSSSVCAGASVSTFVRTSGTVSGYQWYRNGGVVSGQTSATLTLPNTTTANSGSYVAVVTGACNSLTSTAFNLTVNPPPTVNLSNNGPLTCAMTSVTLTASGTSGSTYAFRGPSGPITSSGNTASVNSPGTYTVTASLNGCTSTTTTSVTSNTVVVTATLSASPSTTLTCSQPTLTLTASDGDTYRFSPTVASQSGNRATVTQAGVYSVTATSTATGCTSTASITISQDNAAPSASLASSGPLSCNVTSVTLTASPGGQSYRFSDGATSIGTTNQATVTTAGVYSVTVLAGNGCSSVASTTVTGDQTAPTVSISPTSGTLTCASPSLTLTANTSAQTLRWSSGQTTPSITVNVAGTYSVTAMGSNGCLGTSNAVRIESAQDVPPATLVASGGLNCAVTSVTLTANAGDGLSYRFSTGATQAGNGNTATVNVAGTYSVTVTNAVTGCTNTASVVVSQDNSQPTVTITPTTATLTCDVPRVTLTANTMASSLTWSTGQTTPSISVSVAGTYSVSVTSANGCMAMAMATISGTTDAPTAPTLSASPATTTTNQPITVTANGCTGGTINWTALGGSGQANGNTYTLSQPGNYTLSASCSLNGCTSISSVPLSVQIRPGGYAITGVSMVNCQLIDEAKGGYQVQFTPQYAGQTNSPISFAVVNELAATTAPAPYSLRLYTDNPVITLVATQAGNGEARFAYNWLASCQSGTSPNQPPTTTGIPSQTILVGQGYQLQLTTYFSDPDGQALTFQASGLPAGLTLNGSVISGAPSQTGVSAVSVTALDPGGLQVSTSFQLTVNPMPVTPPSGFAIVGVSTVSCQVLSAGERRLTFTPQYAGVNGTPISFSVVNELVATTSPGPYSLNLYTDNPTITLSAQQGATVSTYRYNWLAVCNPAARVGSGEVGAGLTVRVLGNPVAGNTAEVEISGAAGQPVQLNLVDLQGKSAHTQRIEQAGAVERVSLPLGASTGILLLQVSTPTQGQQLKLLRTN from the coding sequence ATGAAACAGTACTACCTATTCATCAATTTCATTCGTCCGGTATCCGTCTCTGGCCCGCAAACAGCCGGTTCGTTCCGGTATTTCAGTCAGAGCTTGCTCTGCTTGCCTCCACTACGTTGGCTGCTGGTGGCCTGGCTAGGTTGGAGCCTTACGGCAACAGCTCAGTTCTGCCCCAACGGTACCATCGTGGCCGGGGGGAATGGCACTGGCAGTGCGCCTAACCAGCTCAACGAGCCCTATAATGTCGTACTCGACGGGGCGGGCAACCTCTACGTCAGTGATCTCCAGAACGACCGGGTGCAAAAATTTACGCCGGGCAGTACGCAGGGCGTAACCGTGGCGGGGGGAAATGGCAGGGGTAGTGGCTTGAATCAATTCAGCCAACCCCAGGGCCTTGTCTTCGACGCAGCGGGTTATCTCTACGTGACGGATTATGGCAACCACCGGGTGCTCAAGTTCCCCCCCAACTTTACTTCGGCTACCCTGCCTACGGTCGCAGCCGGGGGCAATGAGTCTGGCTCTGGCTTGAACCAACTGAGGAGTCCCACCACGATTGCCATGGATGCTAGCGGCAATCTGTATGTGGACGATAACGGTAACAGTCGGATCATCAAGTTTCCCTCCAATTCCACCTCGGCTACTTCGGGCACGGTTGTGGCCGGGGGCAATGGGGCTGGCTCTGGCTTGAATCAGATTGACACTTCTGATGGTTTATTTGTCGATGCAGCCGGCGCCATCTATGTCAGTGATGAGTTTAATAGCCGGATCATCAAGTTCCCCCCCAATTCTACCTCAGCGACTAATGGCACTATCGTCGCGGGGGGAAACGGCATAGGCAATGGCCTAAATCAGTTTAGGTTTCAATATGATGTATTGGTCGATGGGTCGGGCAATATTTATGTTGCCGATAGGATTAATAGCCGGATCATTAAGTTCCCTGCCAACTCCACCTCCGCCACGAATGGCACGGTTGTGGCAGGAGGCCTTGACTATCCGGAAGGTTTGTTTCTTGATGCAGCGGGTAATCTATACGTAACCGAATACTCAAGAGTTACGCGGTTTGCGACCGGAGTTCCGGTGGCCATCACGCAGCAGCCCGCCAGCAGCTCCAGCGTCTGTGCGGGCGCCAGCGTGAGTACCTTTGTGCGTACCAGCGGCACGGTCAGTGGCTACCAGTGGTATCGAAACGGGGGTGTGGTGAGCGGACAAACTTCGGCCACGCTCACCCTGCCGAACACGACCACGGCGAATTCGGGCAGCTACGTGGCGGTCGTTACCGGTGCCTGCAACAGCTTAACCTCCACGGCCTTTAATCTGACGGTCAACCCACCACCGACTGTTAACCTGAGCAACAACGGCCCCCTGACCTGCGCTATGACCAGCGTCACCCTAACGGCCAGCGGCACTAGTGGCTCTACCTACGCCTTTAGAGGACCCAGTGGCCCCATCACCAGTAGTGGCAATACGGCCAGCGTGAACAGTCCGGGCACCTACACCGTCACGGCCAGTTTGAACGGCTGCACCAGCACCACGACCACCAGCGTGACCAGCAATACAGTTGTCGTTACGGCTACCCTATCAGCCAGCCCCTCGACCACGCTCACTTGCTCCCAGCCCACCCTGACGCTGACGGCCTCGGACGGGGACACCTACCGCTTCAGTCCCACCGTGGCCTCCCAAAGTGGCAACCGGGCTACGGTGACCCAGGCCGGGGTGTACTCGGTGACGGCAACCAGCACCGCCACGGGCTGCACCAGCACCGCCAGTATCACCATCAGCCAGGACAATGCAGCTCCGTCGGCTAGCCTGGCCAGCAGTGGGCCCTTAAGTTGCAACGTGACTAGCGTGACGTTGACGGCTAGCCCCGGGGGGCAATCATATAGGTTCAGCGACGGAGCCACGTCCATCGGCACCACCAATCAGGCCACGGTCACCACGGCGGGTGTCTATTCGGTGACGGTGCTGGCGGGCAATGGCTGTTCATCGGTGGCCAGCACCACCGTCACCGGGGATCAGACGGCCCCGACGGTATCGATCAGTCCCACCAGCGGTACGCTGACTTGTGCGAGTCCCAGCCTGACGCTGACGGCCAATACCAGCGCTCAGACCCTGCGCTGGAGCAGTGGGCAGACCACACCGAGTATCACGGTGAATGTGGCCGGTACCTATTCAGTAACAGCCATGGGCAGCAACGGTTGCTTGGGCACCAGTAACGCGGTACGCATCGAATCCGCGCAGGATGTCCCACCGGCTACGCTGGTGGCCAGTGGCGGGCTGAACTGCGCAGTGACCAGCGTAACGCTAACGGCCAACGCGGGTGATGGGCTGAGCTACCGCTTTAGTACTGGAGCTACTCAAGCGGGCAATGGCAACACGGCCACGGTGAACGTGGCGGGTACCTACTCGGTGACGGTAACCAACGCGGTTACGGGGTGCACCAATACGGCGAGTGTCGTGGTCAGTCAGGACAACAGCCAGCCCACAGTGACGATTACCCCTACCACGGCCACGCTCACCTGTGATGTACCCCGTGTAACTCTTACGGCCAACACGATGGCCAGCAGTCTGACCTGGAGCACGGGCCAAACCACGCCCAGCATTTCGGTGAGCGTGGCCGGGACCTACTCGGTGAGCGTAACCAGCGCCAACGGCTGTATGGCGATGGCGATGGCAACGATCAGCGGCACGACGGATGCCCCTACCGCCCCGACCCTGTCCGCTAGTCCAGCCACGACCACTACCAACCAGCCCATCACCGTCACGGCCAATGGCTGCACGGGAGGGACTATTAACTGGACGGCCTTAGGCGGATCGGGGCAGGCTAACGGCAACACCTACACCCTATCCCAGCCGGGCAACTATACGCTCTCGGCGAGTTGTTCGCTGAATGGCTGCACCAGTATCTCGTCGGTTCCGCTGAGCGTGCAGATCCGCCCCGGTGGCTACGCCATCACGGGGGTGAGTATGGTCAACTGCCAGTTGATAGACGAGGCTAAAGGCGGCTATCAGGTGCAGTTCACCCCTCAGTACGCGGGACAAACTAATAGCCCCATTAGCTTTGCCGTGGTCAATGAATTAGCGGCTACCACGGCGCCGGCTCCCTACTCGCTGCGCTTGTATACCGATAACCCGGTGATCACCCTGGTGGCGACTCAAGCGGGTAACGGGGAAGCGCGTTTTGCCTACAACTGGCTGGCTTCCTGCCAGAGCGGCACCAGCCCCAACCAGCCGCCGACTACCACGGGTATCCCCTCGCAGACCATTTTGGTGGGACAGGGGTATCAATTGCAACTCACCACTTATTTTTCTGATCCTGATGGACAGGCGTTAACCTTCCAGGCGTCGGGTTTGCCGGCAGGTTTGACGTTGAATGGTTCGGTGATCAGCGGTGCTCCTTCGCAAACGGGCGTATCGGCGGTGAGCGTGACGGCTTTGGACCCCGGTGGTCTGCAAGTGAGTACGAGCTTCCAGTTGACGGTGAATCCCATGCCGGTGACTCCCCCTTCGGGTTTTGCCATCGTGGGCGTCTCGACGGTGAGTTGTCAGGTGCTCAGTGCGGGTGAGCGGAGGCTGACCTTTACGCCCCAATACGCTGGGGTGAATGGAACGCCCATCAGCTTCTCGGTGGTCAACGAACTGGTAGCCACGACAAGTCCGGGTCCGTATAGTCTGAACCTATACACCGATAACCCGACCATTACGCTCAGCGCCCAGCAGGGAGCAACGGTGAGCACGTATCGGTATAACTGGCTGGCCGTGTGTAACCCGGCGGCCCGGGTGGGCAGTGGTGAAGTGGGTGCGGGTCTAACCGTTCGTGTACTGGGTAACCCCGTAGCCGGCAACACCGCCGAGGTGGAGATCAGCGGAGCAGCGGGTCAACCGGTGCAGCTCAACCTGGTGGATCTGCAGGGCAAGTCGGCCCATACGCAACGGATCGAGCAGGCGGGTGCTGTAGAGCGGGTCAGCTTGCCACTGGGCGCTAGTACCGGGATTTTACTCTTACAGGTGAGTACGCCTACCCAGGGTCAGCAGCTGAAACTGCTGCGAACGAATTAG
- a CDS encoding ATP-binding protein has translation MANLIPAGLRAQQLMLPPALRQLTEPSGVALNLMAWYMTEDQHGSVWLATANGLIRYDGHQPRALHAPGYSQDDSYGRPVLTPDGRLWARQAYGNKRNKLVYVETTGTHIVRVADTTRLAREFLTKFGISRLYVDRRGQLWISLPENGLLRVNPRTLAADHVLTDKLTINDLSEGPDGRFWLATERGLYTFDPQTRQTRRYPFEPDQASLPGNTPTFAVSVRPNGDVLVCRPNEVDIISSGNGHLRRIRLPVPNLTSTLWTNAFLSDGLGNDYFSVGRMVFRLTAGGALQRLEFTYPAEKVISLCVGRMHDPAHPRLWVSTITHTLYEYDLTRLRPVPSLNILDISVNGTRLVENEQQLETRFQRDTTGQPTLQVKEDDFVQLRFTPFVQQQSTTFRYKLEGYDHQWTTYGDTLGVATYQLPAGQYRFLFNRAVGNGGWAKQIANLSIRVQPPFWKTSWFLSIVVLLVGSGLVGLYRIALRRQKLQRELAHQEGEAANLRQLDELKDRFFANMTHELRTPITLLLNANEQLAHQPLDTQGRQLIAVVDRNANQLLRLITQLLDINRLDNGKLTLTYSLGDPIACVSQLVQAFDDLATTKQIQLTIQPDENGGNYWFDREKLEAIVDNLLSNALKFTPAGGRVSVATQRMNERLVVRVQDTGPGIPFEEQARIFERFYQTDASSTRAHGGTGIGLAFVRELTELMGGTIRVDSLVHEGSTFTLTLPLEAVREPVAQEITTAPDQRPIELASPSSLPKLSHLEKLPTEGNPLPVVLVVEDNEELRTYLVEQLSATYQVMAAVDGRDGLEQALATTPDLIVSDVMMPRMDGFALVGALKTDVRTSHIPVVLLSARSSHDSVLHGLNMGADAYVEKPFKLNTLQLRIRNAIQTRRNWQIALADVHSKLLFSDVNEDNVPEKEKRFLARLKHLLLDHLQDEQVNVDWLAAQVDLSRSQLHRKLTALTGQSTTRFIHRVRLEKAEELLSKGECNIAEVAYQVGYNSQSYFTRMFQEHFGYLPTQLKL, from the coding sequence TTGGCGAACCTGATTCCGGCTGGACTGCGCGCCCAGCAGCTTATGCTCCCCCCGGCGCTGCGGCAGCTCACAGAGCCCTCCGGCGTAGCGCTCAATTTAATGGCGTGGTACATGACCGAAGACCAGCATGGTTCGGTCTGGCTGGCTACTGCCAACGGCCTGATTCGGTATGACGGTCATCAGCCGCGGGCGCTTCATGCCCCCGGGTATTCGCAGGATGATAGTTACGGACGGCCCGTGCTAACCCCCGACGGACGCCTTTGGGCCCGGCAAGCCTACGGCAACAAGCGTAACAAGCTGGTGTACGTGGAGACGACCGGCACGCACATCGTTCGGGTGGCCGATACCACTCGACTGGCCCGTGAGTTTCTGACCAAATTCGGTATCAGTCGACTGTACGTTGATCGGCGGGGGCAGCTTTGGATTAGCCTGCCGGAAAACGGGTTGTTGCGGGTGAATCCGCGAACGCTGGCCGCTGACCACGTACTGACCGACAAGCTGACCATCAATGATTTGAGCGAAGGACCCGATGGCCGATTCTGGTTAGCCACCGAACGGGGGCTATACACGTTTGACCCTCAGACGCGTCAGACCCGGCGCTACCCGTTTGAGCCCGATCAGGCCAGTTTGCCGGGCAACACGCCAACTTTTGCGGTGAGCGTCCGACCCAACGGCGACGTGCTGGTATGCCGACCCAATGAAGTCGATATAATCAGCTCGGGTAACGGGCACCTTCGTCGGATACGGCTGCCGGTGCCTAACCTAACCAGTACACTATGGACGAATGCGTTTCTGAGCGATGGACTGGGCAATGATTATTTTTCGGTCGGTCGGATGGTGTTTCGGCTCACGGCCGGCGGAGCGTTACAGCGCCTGGAGTTTACCTATCCCGCCGAGAAAGTAATCAGTCTTTGCGTGGGCCGAATGCACGACCCCGCTCACCCACGTTTGTGGGTCAGTACGATTACCCATACCCTCTACGAATACGACCTGACCCGGTTGCGCCCGGTGCCATCGCTAAACATTCTGGATATAAGCGTCAACGGAACCCGCCTGGTGGAAAATGAGCAGCAACTGGAAACGCGCTTTCAGCGTGATACAACCGGACAGCCCACGTTGCAGGTAAAGGAAGACGATTTTGTTCAACTCCGATTCACGCCGTTTGTTCAGCAGCAGTCAACAACGTTCCGCTATAAACTTGAAGGATACGACCATCAATGGACAACCTACGGTGATACACTGGGGGTAGCTACGTACCAGCTTCCCGCCGGGCAGTATCGCTTTTTGTTTAACCGGGCCGTAGGAAACGGAGGCTGGGCGAAGCAGATAGCGAACCTATCCATTCGGGTACAGCCACCCTTCTGGAAAACCAGCTGGTTTCTGAGTATCGTAGTGCTGCTGGTCGGCAGTGGTTTGGTTGGCCTGTACCGGATTGCGCTCCGGCGGCAGAAACTCCAGCGAGAACTGGCTCACCAGGAGGGGGAAGCCGCCAACCTGCGCCAGCTTGACGAGCTGAAAGACCGCTTTTTTGCTAATATGACCCACGAATTGCGGACCCCCATCACACTGCTGCTGAACGCCAATGAGCAGTTGGCCCACCAGCCACTGGATACTCAGGGTCGCCAGCTAATTGCAGTTGTTGATCGGAACGCCAACCAGCTCCTGCGGCTGATTACCCAATTGCTCGATATAAACCGGCTGGATAACGGCAAACTGACACTAACCTATAGTCTCGGCGATCCAATTGCCTGCGTTAGCCAACTGGTCCAAGCATTCGATGACTTAGCGACGACGAAGCAGATTCAGTTGACGATTCAGCCGGATGAAAACGGGGGTAACTACTGGTTTGACCGGGAGAAACTCGAAGCGATCGTGGACAATTTGCTGTCCAATGCCCTCAAATTCACCCCCGCTGGGGGCCGCGTATCGGTAGCAACCCAGCGCATGAATGAGCGGCTGGTCGTGCGGGTTCAGGATACAGGACCGGGTATTCCGTTCGAGGAACAAGCCCGTATTTTCGAGCGGTTTTATCAGACGGATGCTTCCTCAACGCGGGCACATGGTGGCACGGGTATCGGGCTGGCCTTCGTGCGGGAATTGACGGAACTCATGGGCGGTACGATCCGGGTTGACAGCCTTGTACACGAAGGCAGCACATTCACCCTCACGCTGCCGCTGGAAGCCGTCCGCGAACCCGTGGCTCAGGAAATAACAACTGCGCCCGACCAACGGCCCATTGAGTTGGCGTCTCCAAGTAGCTTGCCGAAGCTTTCCCATCTGGAAAAGCTACCGACAGAGGGTAATCCGCTACCGGTCGTGCTGGTTGTGGAGGACAACGAAGAACTCCGCACGTACCTGGTTGAGCAACTGTCGGCGACTTACCAGGTGATGGCCGCCGTGGATGGCCGGGATGGGTTAGAACAGGCGCTGGCAACAACCCCTGACCTGATCGTGAGCGATGTGATGATGCCGCGCATGGACGGCTTTGCGTTGGTGGGCGCCCTGAAAACGGACGTTCGCACGAGTCACATTCCGGTGGTACTGCTCTCAGCCCGATCGTCGCACGACAGCGTCTTGCATGGGCTGAATATGGGGGCGGATGCTTACGTAGAGAAGCCCTTTAAGCTCAATACGTTACAATTACGGATTCGGAATGCCATCCAGACCCGCCGGAACTGGCAGATTGCCCTCGCCGACGTACATAGCAAACTGCTATTCAGCGACGTTAACGAGGATAACGTACCCGAAAAAGAAAAGCGTTTTCTGGCGCGGTTAAAGCACTTGCTGCTGGACCATCTTCAGGATGAGCAGGTTAATGTGGACTGGCTGGCGGCTCAGGTCGATTTGAGCCGCTCGCAACTGCACCGCAAACTGACTGCGTTAACGGGCCAGTCGACAACTCGCTTTATCCACCGTGTCCGGCTCGAAAAAGCGGAGGAATTATTAAGTAAAGGAGAATGTAACATTGCGGAAGTCGCCTACCAGGTCGGGTATAATTCCCAATCGTATTTTACCCGCATGTTCCAAGAACATTTCGGGTATCTGCCGACGCAGTTAAAGCTGTGA
- a CDS encoding SDR family oxidoreductase, giving the protein MSKKIVLITGTNSGFGWLTAHSVAALGHQVYATMRDTQGRNADKAQALAAVANVTVLDVTLTDEQSVKQAVETILAKEGAIDVLVNNAGYSMTGVAESFTTADVHTTFNINVYAPWRLIKQVLPAMRKQADGLIINVTSGFGRVSFPFATIYAASKFALEGISEGLHYEVKRLGIDVALVEPGAFPTEMQQKNNPASDQGVFEGYGAIADLPDKMRAALGEEMQAKKPNPQAVANAIVNLIGTPKGTRPLRTVVDPITGQYIEAANQAVAEQFAQGLTVFGMGELL; this is encoded by the coding sequence ATGAGCAAAAAGATCGTATTGATAACCGGAACAAATAGTGGTTTTGGCTGGCTTACCGCCCACAGCGTGGCCGCCTTAGGGCATCAGGTATATGCCACCATGCGCGATACCCAGGGCCGTAATGCCGATAAGGCTCAGGCCCTTGCGGCCGTAGCGAACGTGACTGTTTTGGATGTTACCCTGACCGACGAACAGAGTGTGAAGCAGGCTGTTGAAACCATCTTGGCCAAAGAAGGCGCTATTGATGTGCTGGTGAACAACGCCGGTTACAGCATGACCGGCGTGGCCGAGAGCTTTACCACCGCCGACGTGCACACCACGTTTAATATCAACGTGTATGCTCCCTGGCGACTGATCAAGCAGGTGCTCCCCGCCATGCGCAAACAGGCCGACGGACTAATCATTAACGTGACCAGCGGCTTTGGGCGCGTATCATTCCCGTTTGCTACCATTTACGCAGCCTCCAAATTTGCGCTGGAAGGAATAAGCGAGGGCCTGCATTACGAGGTAAAGCGTTTAGGCATTGACGTGGCCCTAGTGGAGCCAGGCGCTTTTCCTACCGAAATGCAGCAAAAGAACAACCCCGCATCTGATCAGGGCGTATTTGAGGGGTACGGCGCCATTGCCGATCTACCCGACAAAATGCGAGCCGCCTTGGGGGAAGAAATGCAGGCTAAAAAGCCAAACCCGCAGGCTGTTGCCAATGCCATTGTAAACCTGATCGGCACGCCGAAAGGCACCCGGCCATTACGCACCGTGGTCGACCCCATCACCGGCCAATACATTGAAGCCGCCAACCAAGCCGTAGCCGAACAATTTGCCCAAGGCTTGACGGTGTTCGGGATGGGTGAGTTATTGTAA
- a CDS encoding Na+/H+ antiporter → MHSLLPFLLAMVAAIVLLNLLATKLKIAYPILLVVAGLLVSFLPGLPRVAINPNLIFFVFLPPLLFEAAWTISFKEMKKWWRMIGSFAFVVVFFTALSVALVVHQVIPGFTLALGFLLGGIVSSPDAVSTGAITKFVRIPKYTSAVLEGESLLNDASSLIIFRFALVAIGTGQFVWQEATLDFIWMVVGGTGMGLLIAWLFVQVHKRLPLDTPSSIALTLIEPYCMYWVAEQFHGSGVLAVVSGGLFMSSQRLTFLDSASRIQSFSVWESFVFILNGVVFLLIGLELAEIVDSLQADGIPLPTAIGYGLLVTGVLIGARILSAYAALISTLVFRPGVIPRPLSTRMRWLTPILLGWTGMRGVVSLAAALAIPVTLNTGQAFPQRSLILFITFVVILLTLIVQGLTLPSFIRRSKLYENLLSEEDETLAKQKLHLGLKQHTYQFLKSKSPDELTGNPVVEKLLSHWEERTNANDASWMDDKKMALFQEMLASQRRYLADLNHDPTIDEALIRQQLYQIDLEEERLKLLY, encoded by the coding sequence ATGCACTCACTTTTACCATTCCTGCTGGCTATGGTGGCGGCCATTGTCTTACTGAACCTGTTAGCCACCAAACTTAAAATTGCCTACCCCATTTTGCTGGTTGTGGCTGGGCTGCTGGTAAGTTTCTTACCGGGTTTACCCAGAGTAGCCATCAACCCTAATCTTATCTTCTTTGTTTTCCTGCCCCCCCTCCTGTTCGAAGCCGCCTGGACTATTTCTTTTAAGGAGATGAAAAAATGGTGGCGCATGATTGGCAGTTTTGCCTTTGTTGTTGTATTCTTTACCGCGCTCTCGGTGGCACTGGTGGTTCATCAGGTCATTCCCGGCTTTACGCTGGCATTGGGCTTTCTGTTAGGGGGTATCGTTTCCTCACCTGATGCGGTCAGTACCGGAGCCATCACTAAATTTGTCCGTATTCCTAAGTATACGTCGGCCGTACTGGAAGGCGAAAGTCTGCTCAATGATGCTTCGTCGCTGATCATTTTCCGATTTGCGCTGGTTGCCATTGGCACCGGTCAATTCGTCTGGCAGGAGGCAACGTTGGACTTTATCTGGATGGTAGTGGGTGGAACAGGCATGGGCCTGCTAATAGCCTGGCTGTTCGTTCAGGTCCACAAACGATTGCCGCTCGATACTCCCTCCTCGATTGCGCTCACGCTGATTGAGCCGTACTGCATGTACTGGGTGGCGGAGCAGTTTCATGGTTCAGGCGTGCTGGCGGTGGTCAGCGGTGGGTTATTTATGTCGAGCCAGCGGCTTACCTTTTTAGACAGTGCCAGCCGTATTCAGAGCTTTAGTGTCTGGGAAAGTTTTGTGTTCATTCTCAATGGGGTCGTCTTTTTACTCATTGGACTGGAGCTGGCGGAAATTGTCGATAGTCTGCAAGCGGACGGAATACCCCTGCCAACCGCCATTGGGTATGGTCTACTGGTCACGGGCGTGTTAATCGGTGCGCGTATCCTCAGTGCCTATGCGGCTTTGATTTCTACCCTTGTTTTTCGTCCTGGTGTAATACCTCGACCGCTGTCTACCCGAATGCGCTGGCTTACACCTATACTGTTGGGCTGGACAGGGATGCGTGGGGTCGTGTCATTGGCTGCGGCTCTGGCTATCCCCGTCACGCTGAATACCGGTCAGGCCTTTCCCCAACGGAGCCTGATTCTCTTTATCACGTTCGTCGTGATTTTGCTTACGCTAATCGTTCAGGGGCTTACGCTGCCTTCTTTCATCAGACGATCAAAACTGTACGAGAACCTGCTGTCGGAAGAAGATGAAACCCTGGCTAAACAAAAACTGCACTTGGGTCTGAAACAGCACACATACCAGTTTTTGAAATCAAAATCGCCCGACGAGCTGACGGGGAACCCGGTTGTAGAAAAGTTATTGAGCCATTGGGAAGAGCGGACAAACGCCAACGATGCCAGCTGGATGGACGATAAAAAGATGGCCCTTTTCCAGGAGATGCTGGCCAGTCAGCGCCGGTACTTAGCCGACCTAAACCACGACCCCACGATCGACGAAGCACTCATCCGCCAGCAATTATATCAGATCGATCTAGAGGAAGAACGGTTGAAGCTGCTGTACTGA
- a CDS encoding Crp/Fnr family transcriptional regulator — protein sequence MEALINLILQFGNLNKQQIEFLLSKVELLELKKDDYLSEAGKVPRYVAFVLEGVFRFCYYNNKGEEITNYFVDEGNFVVDNQKFESQMVASEYVQAVTNCKVLVFNKKNWDQIDNTIVGWEMMKANMVKKCLTLAMERRSPLVSEDATTRYLSFMEAFPSLINRIPLSYVASYLGITQQSLSRIRRTIR from the coding sequence ATGGAAGCACTTATAAATCTTATCCTGCAATTTGGTAACCTCAACAAGCAGCAGATCGAGTTTTTATTAAGCAAGGTTGAACTGCTCGAATTAAAAAAAGACGACTACCTCTCCGAAGCCGGGAAGGTGCCCCGCTATGTGGCGTTCGTCTTGGAAGGCGTGTTCCGCTTTTGCTATTATAACAACAAGGGCGAAGAAATCACCAATTACTTTGTGGACGAAGGCAATTTTGTCGTCGATAATCAAAAGTTTGAATCGCAGATGGTGGCCTCCGAATATGTACAGGCCGTAACCAACTGCAAGGTACTGGTTTTTAATAAGAAAAACTGGGACCAGATAGACAACACCATTGTGGGCTGGGAAATGATGAAGGCCAACATGGTAAAAAAGTGCCTTACCCTGGCCATGGAACGGCGCAGTCCGCTGGTTTCAGAAGACGCCACAACGCGTTATCTTTCGTTCATGGAGGCCTTCCCCAGCCTGATCAACCGCATCCCGCTTTCGTACGTGGCCTCCTACCTGGGCATCACCCAACAATCGTTGAGCCGTATACGCCGTACTATCCGGTAA
- a CDS encoding methyltransferase domain-containing protein: MTATNPFQRYDETDDRQFYGQPRLVNHIDEAAVRATTNLYAEYLPAGGNILDLMSSWVSHLPTNIPYGRVAGLGMNEIELKANPQLTEYVVQNLNQTPSLSYRDNTFDGGMVTVSVQYLTQPVLVYRELARVLRPGSPFLTVFSNRMFPTKAVAIWQSLDDLGHQQLVRSYYEQTGLFDQIEVLDRSPRGWSDPLFAVVGRVNDEIGSTDD, encoded by the coding sequence ATGACCGCTACTAATCCATTTCAACGCTACGACGAGACCGACGACCGGCAATTTTACGGGCAGCCCCGCCTAGTCAACCACATCGACGAGGCTGCCGTCCGGGCTACCACCAACTTATATGCCGAATACTTGCCCGCTGGCGGCAATATTCTCGATCTGATGAGCAGCTGGGTAAGCCACCTGCCTACCAACATACCCTACGGACGCGTAGCCGGACTGGGTATGAACGAGATCGAGTTGAAGGCCAACCCACAGCTCACCGAGTACGTGGTACAGAACCTGAACCAAACACCCAGCCTCTCTTACCGCGACAATACCTTCGACGGTGGCATGGTCACGGTGTCGGTGCAGTACCTGACTCAGCCGGTGCTGGTTTACCGGGAGCTGGCGCGCGTGCTGCGGCCCGGCAGTCCGTTCCTGACCGTGTTCTCCAATCGCATGTTTCCTACCAAGGCCGTTGCCATCTGGCAATCGCTCGATGATCTGGGACATCAGCAGTTGGTCCGTTCATATTATGAGCAAACCGGCCTGTTCGACCAAATAGAGGTCCTTGATCGTAGCCCGCGTGGCTGGAGTGATCCGCTATTTGCGGTGGTAGGCCGGGTTAACGATGAGATTGGCTCAACAGACGATTGA